The proteins below come from a single Candidatus Zixiibacteriota bacterium genomic window:
- the tssG gene encoding type VI secretion system baseplate subunit TssG has product MAADSGTGPVGVTAAIAARAPHFAFLQAVWLLHRTHPDAAPLGHQGPPDREPVRLRPSASLAFPPGDIESLEVRPDSSPPCRLHTTFMGLYGAHSPLPSYYSEEILRRTGDEEDHTTRAFLDIFNHRLLSLLYRGILKYRGHLLFTLNGNDEYSWRLFALSGLTPEGVLESTELPAPRLLRFAGLWCRMRRTARALATVLSVWFGGLPVRARECVSRWVYLRDDQLSQLGRRGCRLSNDAVIGLRVADHAGKFRVTIGPVDFDTYRTFLPGGENLDVARKLTRLASGDWLDSDTEVVLRGEDTSRLGLTLSVSSHLGWTTGLFSRPGTDLSVVFA; this is encoded by the coding sequence ATGGCCGCCGACTCTGGGACAGGCCCCGTTGGTGTGACCGCGGCGATCGCCGCGCGCGCCCCCCATTTCGCCTTCTTGCAGGCGGTGTGGTTGCTGCACCGTACGCATCCCGACGCGGCACCCCTGGGCCATCAGGGGCCGCCGGATCGCGAGCCGGTCCGTCTGCGCCCCAGCGCCTCGCTTGCCTTTCCCCCCGGCGACATTGAGTCTCTGGAAGTGCGTCCCGACTCGTCGCCGCCGTGCCGTCTCCACACGACCTTCATGGGACTCTATGGGGCACATTCACCCCTCCCCAGCTACTATTCCGAGGAGATTCTCCGGCGCACCGGCGATGAGGAAGACCACACCACCCGGGCCTTTCTCGACATCTTCAATCACCGGCTACTGTCGCTGTTATACCGTGGCATTCTCAAGTATCGGGGGCATTTACTCTTCACCCTCAACGGCAATGATGAATATTCTTGGCGCCTCTTTGCCCTATCGGGCCTGACCCCGGAGGGAGTGCTGGAATCCACGGAGCTCCCGGCGCCCCGTCTGTTGCGTTTCGCCGGACTCTGGTGTCGGATGCGCCGCACCGCCAGGGCGTTGGCGACCGTCCTGTCCGTCTGGTTCGGCGGCCTTCCCGTCCGTGCGCGCGAATGTGTATCGCGGTGGGTCTACCTTCGGGATGATCAGCTATCGCAATTGGGCCGTCGGGGATGCCGCTTAAGCAACGATGCCGTCATTGGATTGCGAGTGGCCGACCATGCCGGCAAGTTCCGCGTGACGATCGGGCCGGTCGATTTCGACACGTATCGTACCTTCCTTCCCGGCGGGGAGAATCTCGATGTGGCCCGCAAACTGACGCGCCTGGCGAGTGGAGATTGGCTCGATTCCGATACCGAGGTCGTCCTACGCGGCGAGGATACCTCACGGTTGGGACTGACGTTGTCGGTGTCGTCGCATCTGGGTTGGACGACCGGGTTGTTCTCCCGGCCGGGTACGGACCTGTCCGTTGTCTTTGCCTGA
- a CDS encoding Hcp family type VI secretion system effector, whose translation MPMPFYMTLEGYDQGAIEGSCDQAGREGTILCQALTHEVSIPRDPQSGQPSGQRVHNALTLTKYFDKASPKLYQALTRGERMKNVTMKWYRIDVTGTEQHYFTIKLEDGIVVSMKPSVPNCLDPHYASYGHMEDVSFTYRKIIWTWEPDGIESEDDWKVRKT comes from the coding sequence ATGCCGATGCCATTCTACATGACGCTGGAAGGGTACGACCAGGGAGCGATCGAAGGGTCGTGTGACCAGGCCGGACGCGAGGGGACGATCCTCTGTCAGGCGCTGACCCACGAAGTCTCCATCCCCCGCGACCCGCAGTCGGGACAGCCCTCGGGGCAGCGCGTGCACAATGCGCTGACCTTGACCAAGTACTTCGACAAGGCCTCGCCCAAGCTCTATCAAGCGCTGACCCGTGGTGAACGGATGAAGAACGTCACCATGAAGTGGTACCGCATCGACGTCACCGGCACCGAGCAGCACTACTTCACGATCAAGCTCGAGGACGGCATCGTCGTATCCATGAAACCCTCGGTCCCGAACTGTCTCGATCCTCATTACGCCAGTTATGGCCACATGGAGGATGTCAGCTTCACGTACCGCAAGATCATCTGGACGTGGGAGCCGGACGGGATCGAGTCGGAGGATGACTGGAAGGTCCGCAAGACCTGA
- the tssA gene encoding type VI secretion system protein TssA, which produces MSELNELITLGQVPIPPGESAGPVQYDPGYEALRTELQKLDSVTQEKVNWSQVVDTSTEILKNRSKHLLVAAYLALGLLEKHDYAGLAVGLEICRDLLTKFWESMEPPLARKRGRIEAIVWLGERGGKAAEARKPRGDEKEPLDRCAALLSEIQQALNERLGNDAPGLGELERVIKQHIAEAVAAAKGAEAKRAQAAKIAAGEIDAQTTPDDARRILIKVSGSVRQACEILRKAAPTDPLPYRLARAITWSQVKDLPPNTKGTTQIPAPPADVVARLGDLHSKGDWGALLDTAETAFANNPIWLDLQRWVAQSLGGLGSAYDPARNAVTGELAMLLTRLPDLTELTFANGTPLAATETCKWIESDVRVHSAPTSGAGTSAITDGLPERLAETARDARKLANRGQLPEAVRLMQGGIAAAGPQRAQFLWRLELARLCLDIGQPVLAVPLLEELENLIERHSLEAWEPALCLAVYGPLLTARRTLLKDARRTTPELVQKTNQLHDRLCRLDPAAALSLEAK; this is translated from the coding sequence TTGTCCGAGTTGAACGAACTGATCACGTTGGGGCAGGTCCCCATCCCTCCCGGTGAGAGCGCCGGACCGGTCCAGTACGACCCCGGCTATGAGGCGCTGCGAACCGAACTGCAGAAGCTCGATTCCGTCACGCAGGAGAAGGTGAACTGGAGCCAGGTCGTCGACACCAGCACTGAGATTCTCAAGAACCGCTCGAAACACCTGCTCGTCGCCGCCTACCTCGCCTTGGGGCTTTTGGAGAAGCACGACTACGCCGGATTGGCGGTCGGTCTGGAGATTTGCCGCGATCTGCTCACCAAGTTCTGGGAGTCGATGGAACCGCCCTTGGCGCGTAAGCGGGGCCGGATTGAGGCGATCGTCTGGCTCGGCGAGCGGGGCGGCAAGGCCGCCGAGGCCCGCAAGCCACGCGGCGATGAGAAAGAACCACTCGATCGCTGTGCCGCACTTCTTTCCGAGATCCAGCAGGCGCTGAATGAGCGGCTTGGCAACGATGCTCCGGGCTTGGGGGAACTGGAACGGGTCATCAAGCAGCACATTGCCGAGGCGGTTGCGGCAGCCAAGGGCGCCGAAGCCAAGCGCGCCCAAGCGGCCAAGATCGCCGCCGGGGAAATCGACGCCCAGACAACCCCGGACGATGCCCGTCGCATACTGATCAAAGTCAGCGGCAGCGTCCGACAGGCCTGCGAGATTCTGCGCAAGGCCGCACCCACCGACCCGTTGCCGTACCGTCTGGCGCGGGCGATCACCTGGTCGCAAGTGAAAGACTTACCTCCGAATACGAAAGGAACGACTCAGATTCCGGCTCCCCCCGCGGACGTCGTAGCCCGTCTCGGCGATCTGCACAGCAAAGGCGACTGGGGAGCCTTGCTCGACACCGCCGAGACGGCCTTCGCCAATAACCCCATCTGGTTGGATCTGCAGCGCTGGGTGGCGCAGTCACTGGGTGGCTTGGGGAGCGCCTATGATCCGGCCAGGAATGCGGTCACCGGGGAGTTGGCCATGCTACTCACCCGGCTTCCCGACCTCACCGAGTTGACGTTCGCCAACGGGACGCCTTTGGCGGCGACGGAAACGTGCAAGTGGATTGAGAGCGATGTTCGTGTCCATTCGGCCCCGACATCCGGAGCCGGAACATCAGCGATTACCGATGGGCTCCCCGAGAGATTGGCCGAGACAGCCCGCGATGCCCGCAAGCTGGCCAACCGGGGGCAATTGCCGGAGGCGGTCCGTTTGATGCAGGGTGGGATCGCCGCCGCCGGGCCACAACGGGCCCAGTTTCTGTGGCGTCTGGAATTGGCACGCCTCTGCTTGGATATCGGTCAGCCGGTGTTGGCCGTGCCGCTTTTGGAGGAGTTGGAGAACCTCATTGAACGCCATAGTCTTGAGGCATGGGAGCCGGCTCTTTGCCTGGCGGTCTATGGCCCCCTTTTGACGGCACGTCGGACACTTCTGAAGGACGCGCGTCGCACCACGCCGGAATTGGTGCAGAAGACCAACCAGTTGCACGATCGTCTCTGCCGGCTCGATCCGGCGGCCGCCCTGTCGCTGGAAGCAAAATGA
- the tssD gene encoding type VI secretion system tube protein TssD — MPMPCYLTIPEYPGSCVQEGHEDCIFVEAVQHNVSVPVDPHSGSKIGHRMHRPLRITKAIDKSSPGLFKAMTTGQTLEKITLDFYRIDNTGVEENYYRITLGDVHVVDVVLEVPNCAVPANDALPHMEHVAFTYRTITWEHLIDSVVEMDEWYVQGD; from the coding sequence ATGCCGATGCCCTGCTATTTGACGATCCCCGAGTACCCGGGCTCGTGCGTCCAGGAAGGCCATGAAGATTGCATCTTCGTGGAGGCGGTGCAGCACAATGTCTCCGTCCCGGTCGACCCCCACTCCGGATCGAAGATCGGCCACCGCATGCACCGGCCGCTGCGCATCACCAAGGCGATCGACAAATCGTCGCCCGGCCTGTTCAAGGCGATGACGACCGGCCAGACGCTGGAGAAGATCACGCTCGACTTCTACCGGATCGACAACACCGGCGTGGAGGAGAACTACTATCGCATCACGCTGGGGGATGTCCACGTCGTCGACGTCGTCCTGGAGGTGCCCAATTGCGCCGTGCCGGCCAACGACGCCCTCCCGCACATGGAACATGTGGCCTTCACCTACCGCACGATCACCTGGGAGCACCTGATCGACAGCGTGGTGGAGATGGATGAATGGTATGTCCAGGGGGATTGA
- the tssH gene encoding type VI secretion system ATPase TssH, translating to MAKIEPKSLIDRLNPYCREAMENATGLCVARSHYEVTADHVLLKLVDNPQADVQNILRHFEIEPARVIGALQHNVEGLRAGNTGKPVFSPRLFEWMQEAWTVGSLALNEPALRSGTLLLSLIENASRYLQGGDILELAPIDTAVLRKEFADIVAASAEATRARGAAPGVAAGEGAAPTGEGALGRFCIDFTARAKAGEIDPVFGRDREIRQMVDILAARRRNNPIVVGESGVGKTAVVEGLALRIVEGGVPSFLAEVSLLVLDLGLLQAGAGVKGEFENRLKQVITEVKASPKPVILFIDEAHTLIGAGGQAGGSDAANLLKPALARGELRTIAATTWSEYKKYFEKDPALASRFQLVKLDEPSVTETIVMLRGLREKYEAAHNVHIPDSALVAGAELSGRYISGRLLPRKAVDLIDTAAARVKIGLTARPDTLEDTDRQIQTLTRERDAHRRDLSTRGLPDDDRIADLNGRIEALQGELKQLTDRWLTEKEAVDRYLEFRNRALGNDGEGKATKAPAGDELQKAMAELEKVQGASPMIPLEVTADVVGKVVADWTGIPVGKMVKDEAQTILTFDERLKERIKGQDFAVQAVATGIRAAKAGLQDPSKPIGVFLFVGPSGVGKTETALGVADLLFGGERFMTTINMSEFQEKHTVSRLIGSPPGYVGFGEGGVLTEAVRQRPYSVVLLDEVEKADPEVMNLFYQVFDKGMLADGEGRVIDFKNTVVFLTSNLATDLITEMGFREPPPSHDEVTTAIRPVLNRHFKPALVGRMTIVPFFPLKPEAIKRIAVLKLGRLVDRMRESHKMTLAYDDAVIDTITARCTEVETGARNIDHIIQGTLLPRISTEILQRMTAGPLPERLQIGIGDGGDFTLTFGNGS from the coding sequence ATGGCCAAGATCGAACCAAAATCGCTCATCGACCGCCTGAACCCGTACTGCCGCGAGGCCATGGAGAATGCGACCGGCCTCTGCGTCGCCCGTTCACACTATGAAGTCACCGCGGATCACGTCCTGTTGAAACTGGTCGACAACCCACAGGCCGATGTCCAGAATATCCTCCGCCATTTTGAAATCGAGCCGGCCCGGGTCATCGGGGCCCTGCAGCACAATGTCGAAGGCCTGCGCGCGGGAAACACCGGCAAGCCGGTCTTCTCCCCCCGGCTGTTCGAATGGATGCAGGAGGCATGGACCGTCGGCTCGCTGGCCCTAAATGAGCCGGCGCTCCGCTCCGGGACGCTCCTGCTGTCATTGATCGAGAATGCTTCGCGCTACCTCCAGGGCGGCGACATACTGGAACTGGCGCCGATCGACACGGCCGTGCTGCGGAAGGAGTTCGCCGACATCGTCGCGGCCTCCGCGGAGGCCACGCGGGCGCGGGGCGCGGCCCCGGGCGTCGCCGCCGGCGAGGGAGCAGCGCCCACTGGTGAAGGGGCGTTGGGACGATTCTGCATCGACTTCACGGCCAGGGCAAAAGCCGGAGAGATCGATCCGGTCTTCGGGCGCGACCGCGAAATCCGCCAGATGGTCGACATCCTTGCCGCGCGCCGCCGCAACAACCCAATCGTCGTCGGCGAATCGGGGGTCGGCAAGACCGCGGTTGTCGAGGGGCTGGCGTTGCGCATCGTCGAAGGCGGCGTCCCCTCGTTCTTGGCCGAAGTCTCACTCTTGGTGCTCGACCTGGGCCTGTTGCAGGCAGGCGCCGGGGTCAAAGGGGAATTTGAGAATCGGCTAAAACAGGTAATCACCGAAGTGAAGGCGTCACCCAAGCCGGTCATCCTCTTCATCGATGAAGCCCATACACTGATCGGCGCCGGCGGACAGGCGGGTGGCTCGGATGCCGCCAATCTTCTCAAACCGGCGCTGGCGCGCGGAGAATTGCGGACCATTGCCGCCACCACTTGGTCGGAATACAAGAAGTACTTCGAAAAAGACCCGGCGCTGGCCAGCCGTTTCCAGTTGGTGAAGCTCGATGAACCGTCAGTCACCGAGACCATTGTCATGCTCCGGGGCCTGCGCGAGAAGTACGAAGCGGCGCACAATGTCCATATCCCTGACAGCGCCCTGGTGGCCGGTGCCGAGTTGTCCGGTCGCTACATCTCCGGACGTTTGCTCCCGCGCAAGGCGGTCGATCTCATCGACACCGCCGCCGCGCGCGTCAAAATCGGCCTGACGGCCCGCCCGGACACACTGGAGGACACCGACCGCCAGATTCAGACCTTGACGCGCGAACGCGACGCCCACCGCCGCGACCTGTCCACCCGCGGTCTCCCCGATGACGATCGCATCGCCGATCTGAATGGCAGGATCGAGGCGCTGCAGGGCGAGCTCAAGCAGTTGACCGATCGCTGGCTGACTGAAAAAGAAGCGGTCGACCGCTACCTCGAATTCCGCAACCGCGCCCTCGGGAACGACGGGGAGGGGAAAGCGACCAAGGCACCGGCCGGCGATGAACTCCAGAAGGCGATGGCGGAGCTGGAGAAAGTCCAGGGCGCCTCGCCGATGATCCCGTTGGAAGTCACGGCAGACGTGGTCGGCAAAGTCGTCGCCGACTGGACCGGCATTCCGGTCGGCAAGATGGTCAAGGATGAAGCCCAGACGATTCTCACCTTCGATGAACGCTTGAAAGAGCGGATCAAGGGACAGGATTTCGCGGTGCAGGCGGTCGCCACCGGGATCCGTGCCGCCAAGGCGGGGTTGCAGGACCCCAGCAAGCCGATCGGCGTCTTCCTCTTTGTCGGCCCCTCCGGGGTTGGCAAGACCGAGACGGCGCTCGGCGTCGCCGACTTGCTGTTCGGCGGCGAGCGCTTCATGACGACCATCAACATGTCGGAGTTTCAGGAGAAGCACACGGTCTCGCGCCTCATTGGCTCGCCGCCTGGATATGTCGGCTTCGGCGAAGGCGGCGTTCTGACCGAAGCGGTGCGGCAGCGCCCCTACTCCGTCGTCCTGCTCGACGAGGTCGAAAAGGCCGACCCCGAGGTGATGAATCTCTTCTATCAGGTCTTCGACAAGGGGATGCTCGCCGACGGCGAGGGACGGGTGATCGATTTCAAGAATACGGTCGTCTTCCTGACGTCCAATCTGGCGACCGACCTGATCACCGAGATGGGTTTTCGCGAGCCGCCGCCGTCGCACGATGAAGTAACGACGGCGATCCGCCCGGTGCTCAACCGGCATTTCAAACCGGCGCTGGTCGGACGCATGACCATCGTTCCTTTCTTCCCGCTCAAGCCGGAGGCCATCAAGCGGATCGCCGTGCTCAAGCTGGGACGACTCGTTGATCGCATGCGCGAAAGCCACAAGATGACCTTGGCCTATGATGATGCGGTCATCGACACGATCACGGCCCGCTGCACCGAGGTGGAGACCGGCGCGCGCAATATCGACCACATCATCCAGGGGACGCTGCTGCCGCGCATTTCCACCGAGATTCTCCAGCGAATGACCGCCGGACCGCTCCCGGAACGCCTGCAGATCGGGATCGGCGACGGCGGTGATTTCACGCTGACGTTTGGCAATGGTTCTTGA
- the tssC gene encoding type VI secretion system contractile sheath large subunit, which produces MAEGQEKKAAGAAEAAGGSLVEEILLETKLRPADEGFAVAREGMRELIALLATPEKKGERVQQKIVDEMISEIDHKMSLQLDQILHHPSFQSLESAWRGLKLVVDRTDFRENIKIELLNVSKEDLLHDFEDSPEVPKSGLYKLVYSREYGQFGGSPVGALIANYEFGPGSQDVALLQYCASVGAMSHSPFIAAAGPQFFGEDSWLKFPNLKDLKAIMESPLYTKWRGFRESEDSRYVGLTVPRFLLRLPYSKADNPVKTFDYNETVTDNHENYLWGNTAFTFATRLTDSFAKWRWCPNIIGPKGGGAVENLPIHTFEAMGEVQAKIPTEILITERREFELAEEGFIGLTMRKDSDNACFFSANSCQKAKYFGTSAEGREAELNYKLGTQLPYMFIISRLAHYLKVIQRENIGSWKERTDLERELNDWIRQYVVDMDNPKPGVRSRKPLRKAQVTVEDVEGNPGWYKVDLKVRPHFKYMGSDITLSLVGKLDQK; this is translated from the coding sequence ATGGCTGAAGGACAGGAAAAGAAAGCGGCGGGTGCGGCGGAGGCCGCCGGCGGTTCGCTGGTCGAGGAAATCCTCTTGGAGACCAAGCTGCGCCCCGCCGACGAAGGGTTCGCGGTGGCCCGGGAGGGGATGCGCGAACTGATCGCCCTGCTGGCGACCCCGGAGAAGAAGGGGGAACGCGTCCAGCAGAAGATCGTCGATGAGATGATCTCGGAGATCGATCACAAGATGAGCCTGCAACTCGACCAAATCCTCCACCACCCGAGCTTCCAGAGTCTGGAATCGGCGTGGCGGGGGCTGAAGCTCGTGGTCGACCGCACCGACTTCCGCGAGAACATCAAGATTGAGCTGCTCAACGTCTCCAAGGAAGACCTGCTGCACGATTTCGAGGATTCTCCCGAAGTGCCCAAGTCGGGGCTGTACAAGTTGGTCTACTCACGGGAATACGGGCAATTCGGCGGCTCGCCGGTGGGAGCGCTGATCGCCAACTACGAGTTCGGACCGGGATCGCAGGATGTGGCGCTGTTGCAGTACTGCGCCTCGGTCGGCGCGATGTCACATTCGCCGTTCATCGCCGCCGCCGGACCGCAGTTCTTTGGCGAGGATTCCTGGCTCAAGTTCCCGAACCTCAAGGACCTCAAAGCGATCATGGAGAGTCCGCTGTACACCAAATGGCGCGGCTTCCGGGAATCGGAGGACTCACGCTATGTCGGCCTGACCGTCCCGCGTTTCCTGCTGCGCCTGCCGTACAGCAAGGCCGACAACCCGGTCAAGACATTCGACTACAACGAGACCGTCACCGACAACCACGAGAACTATCTCTGGGGAAACACCGCCTTCACGTTCGCCACGCGGCTGACCGACTCGTTTGCCAAGTGGCGGTGGTGCCCGAACATCATTGGCCCCAAGGGCGGAGGCGCGGTCGAGAACCTGCCGATCCACACCTTCGAGGCGATGGGTGAAGTGCAGGCCAAAATCCCCACCGAAATCCTGATCACGGAGCGTCGTGAGTTCGAGCTGGCCGAGGAGGGATTCATCGGCCTGACGATGCGCAAGGATTCCGACAACGCCTGTTTCTTCTCGGCCAATTCCTGCCAGAAAGCCAAGTACTTCGGCACCTCGGCCGAGGGACGGGAGGCCGAGCTCAATTACAAGCTCGGCACCCAGCTTCCCTACATGTTCATCATCTCGCGCCTGGCGCACTATCTCAAGGTCATCCAGCGCGAGAACATCGGCTCCTGGAAGGAGCGCACCGATCTGGAGCGCGAGCTCAATGATTGGATTCGCCAGTACGTGGTGGACATGGACAATCCCAAGCCGGGAGTGCGCAGCCGCAAGCCGTTGCGCAAAGCCCAAGTCACCGTCGAGGACGTCGAGGGGAATCCCGGCTGGTACAAAGTCGATCTGAAGGTCCGGCCCCATTTCAAATACATGGGATCGGACATCACGCTGTCCCTGGTCGGCAAGCTCGACCAGAAATAG
- the tssE gene encoding type VI secretion system baseplate subunit TssE — protein sequence MISERTLFERLADPDPPGGRRLGIDPGRLKRSVLSHLRKMLNSRHGHAPAQPDYGIPDLNEFMFAYPDSIGPMRLAIERSIEKYEPRLRNAKAAWVADPDNPLNIRFEIAARLITEDENIPVAFSTSVGTASSLDIEES from the coding sequence ATGATCAGTGAACGCACCCTGTTTGAGCGTCTCGCCGATCCCGATCCCCCGGGAGGTCGACGACTGGGGATTGACCCGGGCCGGTTGAAGCGCTCCGTGCTCTCGCATCTGCGCAAGATGCTCAACAGCCGTCACGGTCACGCCCCGGCGCAACCGGACTACGGCATCCCCGACCTGAACGAGTTCATGTTCGCGTATCCCGACTCGATCGGGCCGATGCGTCTGGCGATTGAACGTTCCATCGAGAAGTACGAGCCGCGACTGCGCAACGCCAAGGCGGCCTGGGTGGCCGATCCCGACAATCCCTTGAACATCCGCTTTGAGATCGCGGCCCGACTGATCACCGAGGACGAGAACATCCCGGTCGCCTTCTCCACGAGTGTTGGGACCGCATCCAGTCTCGATATCGAGGAATCATAA
- the tssB gene encoding type VI secretion system contractile sheath small subunit → MAQEGSVAPRERVNIVYKPATGVDEEKELPLKMVMLGDYSQRPDDTPLEERKPINVDKDNFNDVMKGMKLGVRMNVKNALSVEEGAELPVDLKIDKISDFGPEAVAAQVPELNKLLQLRSALLALKGPLGNVPGFRKKIMDIMSDDAARERLLKELGVGA, encoded by the coding sequence ATGGCACAGGAAGGATCCGTTGCTCCCCGCGAACGCGTCAACATCGTCTACAAACCCGCCACCGGCGTGGACGAAGAGAAGGAGCTCCCACTGAAGATGGTGATGCTGGGCGACTACTCGCAGCGGCCGGATGACACACCGCTGGAGGAGCGCAAGCCGATCAACGTCGACAAGGACAACTTCAATGACGTCATGAAGGGGATGAAGCTCGGCGTCCGGATGAACGTGAAAAACGCGCTCTCCGTCGAGGAGGGAGCCGAGCTGCCGGTGGATTTGAAGATCGACAAGATCAGCGACTTCGGCCCCGAGGCCGTGGCGGCGCAGGTGCCGGAGCTCAACAAACTGCTGCAACTGCGCAGTGCTTTGTTGGCGCTGAAGGGGCCCCTGGGAAACGTCCCCGGCTTCCGCAAGAAGATCATGGACATCATGTCCGATGACGCCGCCCGCGAGCGGCTGCTCAAGGAACTGGGAGTCGGAGCATAA
- the tssF gene encoding type VI secretion system baseplate subunit TssF yields the protein MFNKYYQDELTYLREMGQEFARAHPQVAHMLAETGTDPDVERLLEGFAFLTGRIRQRLDSELPELTHALVSLLWPHYLRPIPSLSIVQFEPRAALQDVQVIPRGTPLESDPVEGTRCRFRTTADVHLYPFTLDSTTLEVPLAQPAVLRLGFTLGPQVNLAKAGLGPLRLQLHGEAPVVTLLYLWLVRHVRRIILRAGDRQVTLPGDSLSPAGFADDETLWPYPAEAFSGYRLLQEYFALAERFHCVEIADLAPLAGLDVAGRFEIIVEFANKPPDELRVKPGMLRLGCTPVVNLLSAKSAPIRVDHEKTEYRLRPDLPNPPHYEIFSVDRVVGWEKGTVVEHEYRPFFSYDHTRGNGGDYYHVRLRPATVGAGTDTYLTFSVDTPSGLMPGTETLTADLTCTNRNLPEKLRPGDIRVPTSESPGFAAFQNIARVTPLVAPPLEDRLLWHLISHMSLNYLSLAKVESLRSLLTMYNFPALVDRQAARTNELRLSGISAVRARPDDLLRHGATYRGVAIELDMLEDHFAGEGEMFLFASVLDRFLNLFATLNAFTRLSVRGMQKGTVYSWPPTLGQAPLV from the coding sequence ATGTTCAATAAGTACTACCAGGATGAGCTGACCTACCTGCGCGAGATGGGGCAGGAATTCGCCCGCGCCCACCCGCAGGTGGCCCACATGCTGGCCGAGACCGGAACGGACCCGGACGTGGAGCGGTTGCTGGAGGGTTTTGCGTTCCTGACCGGCCGCATCCGGCAGCGTCTCGATTCCGAACTGCCGGAGTTGACGCACGCGCTGGTCAGTCTGTTGTGGCCGCACTACCTGCGCCCGATTCCGTCACTGTCGATCGTACAGTTCGAGCCGCGGGCGGCCCTGCAGGATGTGCAGGTCATCCCGCGCGGGACGCCCCTCGAGTCGGACCCGGTCGAGGGGACACGGTGTCGGTTTCGCACGACCGCCGATGTTCACCTATACCCATTCACGCTCGACTCAACCACCTTGGAAGTTCCTCTGGCGCAGCCGGCGGTACTGCGTCTCGGCTTCACTCTCGGGCCACAGGTCAACCTCGCCAAGGCCGGTTTGGGACCGTTGCGACTCCAACTCCACGGCGAGGCACCGGTTGTCACCCTCCTGTATCTCTGGCTGGTGCGGCATGTGCGCCGGATCATTCTGCGTGCCGGGGACAGGCAAGTGACCCTGCCGGGCGACTCATTGTCGCCGGCCGGATTCGCCGACGATGAGACGCTCTGGCCCTATCCCGCCGAGGCGTTCTCCGGGTATCGCCTGCTGCAGGAGTACTTCGCGCTCGCGGAGCGATTCCACTGTGTTGAGATCGCCGATCTGGCACCGCTGGCCGGGCTCGACGTCGCCGGACGGTTCGAGATCATCGTCGAGTTCGCGAACAAGCCGCCGGACGAGTTGAGGGTCAAGCCGGGGATGCTGCGCCTCGGTTGTACCCCTGTGGTCAATCTGCTGAGTGCCAAGTCGGCACCGATCCGCGTCGATCATGAGAAGACCGAGTACCGGCTGCGTCCCGATCTCCCCAATCCGCCGCACTACGAGATATTCTCGGTCGATCGCGTCGTCGGTTGGGAGAAGGGGACGGTTGTGGAGCATGAATACCGTCCGTTCTTCTCCTATGATCATACGCGCGGCAACGGTGGGGATTACTACCACGTCCGGCTGCGTCCGGCCACGGTCGGCGCCGGCACCGATACATATCTGACGTTCTCCGTCGATACACCGTCCGGGTTGATGCCGGGCACGGAGACGCTCACCGCTGATCTGACCTGCACCAACCGCAATCTGCCGGAGAAGCTGCGTCCGGGGGACATCCGTGTCCCCACCTCCGAGTCGCCCGGGTTCGCGGCCTTCCAGAACATCGCGCGCGTGACCCCGCTGGTCGCCCCGCCGCTGGAGGATCGGTTGCTCTGGCATCTGATCTCGCACATGTCGCTGAACTACCTCTCGCTGGCGAAGGTCGAGTCGCTGCGCTCTCTCTTGACGATGTACAATTTCCCGGCTCTCGTCGACCGGCAGGCGGCCCGCACCAATGAACTGCGTCTGTCCGGCATCAGCGCCGTGCGCGCCCGGCCCGACGATCTGCTCCGTCACGGCGCCACCTACCGGGGCGTGGCCATCGAATTGGACATGCTCGAAGACCACTTCGCCGGGGAAGGCGAGATGTTTCTCTTTGCCTCCGTGCTCGACCGTTTTCTCAACCTGTTCGCCACGTTGAATGCCTTCACGCGCCTCTCGGTACGCGGGATGCAGAAGGGCACAGTGTATTCATGGCCGCCGACTCTGGGACAGGCCCCGTTGGTGTGA